One window of Triplophysa rosa linkage group LG8, Trosa_1v2, whole genome shotgun sequence genomic DNA carries:
- the zgc:171704 gene encoding ras-related and estrogen-regulated growth inhibitor-like protein: MVVLVKPSPQLSSKAMDGNQNKVEAKVLLLGAENVGKSALTVRFITKRFIGEYGDIESIYSHIDKVEGREISLRIWDSLYPQSCETTESISDKQLQWADGVILVYSICDRSSFEVVQQQVQLIRQARKLSASAPIIIVGNKQDLQHQRAVSSEEGRLFALSSDCGFFEISAAETYHGVLLVFHEILDLIKESRALKRGMAGIKGIVKSVSAVFGKKREN; the protein is encoded by the exons ATGGTTGTCCTGGTCAAACCGAGTCCTCAGCTGAGCAGTAAAGCCATGGATGGAAACCAGAACAAAGTGGAAGCGAAGGTTCTGCTACTGGGAGCAGAAAATGTTGGAAAGTCAG CCCTCACCGTGCGTTTTATCACGAAAAGATTCATCGGGGAATATGGAGATATTG AATCCATATACAGTCATATCGATAAAGTTGAAGGTCGTGAGATATCCCTGCGTATTTGGGACTCGCTGTATCCACAG AGCTGCGAAACCACTGAATCCATCAGTGACAAACAGCTTCAATGGGCAGACGGTGTGATCCTCGTCTACAGCATCTGCGATCGCTCGAGTTTCGAAGTGGTACAGCAACAGGTCCAGCTCATCCGCCAGGCCCGAAAGCTCTCAGCGTCCGCTCCGATCATCATCGTGGGCAATAAGCAGGACCTGCAGCATCAGAGAGCCGTGTCGAGCGAAGAGGGTCGACTTTTTGCCCTGTCCTCAGACTGCGGCTTCTTCGAGATCTCGGCTGCTGAGACCTACCACGGCGTCCTGCTGGTCTTTCATGAAATACTGGACTTGATCAAGGAGTCCAGAGCACTGAAGAGAGGGATGGCCGGAATTAAGGGCATTGTCAAAAGTGTGTCCGCGGTTTTTGGAAAGAAACGGGAGAACTGA
- the LOC130558132 gene encoding protein S100-A13-like: protein MPDMNCTRGRVGGARGTDGQVIKYYRCTSPAAVSALSGYERNAMATQYSDLELALNTLVTNFHSASATNANTLTVQEFQSMLSKELPSMVKTAGDQEGLNKLLKDMGVEEGKGVTFKDFWGLVDSLANSQCGLQSKEKHVKCVKCILL from the exons atgccggacatgaactgcacgcg TGGGAGGGTCGGAGGTGCGCGCGGCACCGATGGTCAGGTGATAAAATACTATCGCTGCACTTCACCTGCTGCAGTTTCCGCACTATCAGGATATGAAAGGAACGCAATGGCTACACAG TACTCAGATCTAGAACTGGCCCTCAACACCCTGGTCACAAACTTCCACTCGGCATCAGCAACTAATGCTAACACTCTCACGGTCCAGGAATTCCAAAGCATGCTTTCTAAAGAGCTGCCCAGCATGGTGAAG ACCGCAGGAGACCAGGAAGGGCTAAACAAACTCCTGAAGGACATGGGCGTGGAAGAAGGGAAGGGCGTCACGTTTAAGGATTTTTGGGGGCTGGTGGATTCTCTAGCTAATTCTCAGTGTGGATTGCAGAGCAAAGAGAagcatgtgaaatgtgtgaaatgtattttgctatGA
- the trim33l gene encoding tripartite motif-containing protein 66, with product MSAHDLTGGLASPYPDSQKAACGSCAVCKTHLKSSTEPKLLPCLHTVCHACLVKTRRDESTHECPLCGQSFSFLEITDCIVFEDASNSKEDPKCSACEETEVSGWCVQCEEALCSDCVSAHHRVKVTRDHEVKHTIPPIVGMPRKRCPSHSQESLRFFCLVCEELTCKDCQLITHRGHSFVQQEEAEESQRQRLQSLLESIRKQKEAVSTSLQLLEARYNDIQKMKSQASKALAQLVHSIYQSFLVNARQTFKEVEALCAEEVKGLLQKKTLLNKMEDYQDYIAAFIDKILSTEGHCLLVHKKRIESQLRNLLSQKTCPPETMFELQLQIQKDHYNNIMKWGFMRVRRITVPFTSSIGSNLEKSGEGLNLPSDCANSALIATNVHPLPASSSSEQSTEGVSTQSKYPHSPSSNCVPDVPPTKTHLNHAPHGNPTVPEIQSTKPRKTWTFNYFSPPVSNQTPLQTQPVPTNTQATIFPKPVLTNHPTPRITPPIPANNQTPVFRPPIPANCTYTRTPKLAQTIPADNQMHAHPIPLDDRTAVFTQPILANNQPPILAHPIPVDDRTAVLTQPIQDHPIPLDNQTAVLTQAILATSQSPIINLPTTVHNNMIVLTRPIQAHSQPPIFTLPIPSINQTVELTHPIPVIASNNETPMLASPVSSMPTDTRTLILAHPIQTNILGAIHTFPAQPNISLTVPSNTLSIATVYRDHCAGLPKSENSQLHGPCASNPTSPSIAGGFLLSTNPTSSPYNSNNLRTNLPVKALADSACDQVACVSSTEFTDTENQGNNLPTSTVSETDFKEPSPAPERDRVNAAVPSSILQDLLAGTTEKRFPGQSSQCLLRSPPEGWQSKTGHLSKKNCFETGHWSYGMPTSFHQLVMKTGVPVCSDNVNDKALLDSVSCSESESITSLGCEKTTITHDRTLRSDFTKEEDEESAVTLEHQQQFKRFLRVNLLRLPVSLPPCGQTLPEFHLTSTDSSADHTFVEKTHGIKQVWRWNDDPSKASSLSTPQGSVSPLSSEVQFCSICQSAGATLLCSDCGRAFHSDCHIPPIFVKPCEDWVCLLCLNVNDEIIMYGSEQKRSLSLQDQRKCEKLLLSLVCDENKYLLYSIKRSKMAEFDIILGRLLGKQKPPYRTPAELVSDVWTLLDILSTNSENRDVVVKLQTSFQQQLNESFGQSLHASLLRCYSSTSNASDVSQREKHKNTLKRMRDFFTANCGTVLKKPCTDRGKDSEHCGNPEATEYSVD from the exons ATGTCTGCCCATGACCTAACGGGGGGTCTAGCTTCTCCCTATCCGGATTCACAAAAGGCTGCTTGCGGATCTTGCGCAGTTTGTAAAACACACCTGAAGTCTTCCACAGAACCCAAACTTCTGCCTTGCCTGCACACAGTTTGTCACGCTTGCCTCGtgaagacccgcagagatgaAAGCACACACG AATGTCCTTTATGTGGGCAGTCCTTCAGTTTTTTAGAGATCACAGATTGCATTGTTTTTGAAGATGCATCTAACAGTAAAGAGGACCCCAAG TGCAGTGCTTGTGAAGAGACTGAGGTTAGTGGATGGTGTGTCCAGTGTGAGGAAGCTTTGTGTTCCGACTGCGTGTCCGCTCATCACAGGGTCAAGGTGACGCGTGaccatgaagtcaaacacacaatACCACCCATAG TTGGGATGCCCAGAAAACGTTGTCCCTCACACAGTCAGGAGAGCTTGAGGTTCTTCTGTCTTGTCTGTGAAGAACTGACCTGTAAAGACTGTcagcttattacacacagaggccACAG TTTTGTGCAGCAGGAGGAAGCTGAAGAGTCTCAGAGACAGCGGCTGCAGAGTTTGCTGGAGTCCATCAGAAAACAAAAAGAGGCGGTTAGCACCAGCCTGCAGCTCCTTGAAGCGAG ATATAATGACATTCAGAAGATGAAGTCACAAGCGTCAAAGGCATTAGCTCAACTGGTTCACAGCATTTATCAGTCATTCCTTGTGAACGCTAGGCAGACCTTCAAGGAGGTGGAG GCACTGTGTGCAGAAGAAGTGAAAGGTTTGTTGCAGAAGAAGACATTACTAAACAAGATGGAGGACTATCAGGATTACATAGCTGCTTTTATTGACAAGATACTGAGCACAGAGGGCCACTGTCTCCTGGTCCACAAGAAGAGA ATTGAGTCCCAGTTGAGAAACCTTCTGTCCCAGAAGACGTGTCCACCTGAAACCATGTTTGAGCTACAGCTTCAGATTCAGAAAGACCACTATAACAACATCATGAAATGGG GATTTATGAGGGTTCGAAGGATTACTGTTCCATTTACATCAAGCATCGGTTCCAACTTGGAAAAGTCTGGCGAAGGCTTAAATCTTCCATCTGACTGCGCAAACTCGGCTCTGATTGCCACCAATGTTCATCCTCTTCCGGCCTCCTCAAGTTCTGAACAATCGACTGAAGGCGTCTCTACTCAATCCAAATATCCACACAGTCCCTCATCTAACTGTGTTCCAGATGTCCCTCCTACTAAAACTCACTTAAATCATGCGCCACATGGGAACCCCACTGTACCTGAAATACAGTCAACCAAACCTAGGAAGACCTGGACCTTTAATTATTTCTCTCCGCCAGTCTCCAACCAGACTCCACTGCAGACACAGCCGGTACCAACCAACACCCAAGCAACAATCTTTCCAAAACCAGTATTGACCAACCACCCAACACCCAGAATCACCCCCCCAATACCAGCCAACAATCAAACACCTGTATTTCGACCCCCAATACCAGCCAACTGTACTTATACCCGAACCCCTAAGCTTGCCCAAACAATCCCAGCCGATAATCAAATGCATGCACACCCAATACCACTGGATGACAGAACAGCTGTATTCACTCAACCAATACTAGCCAACAATCAACCACCTATACTAGCCCACCCGATACCAGTTGATGACCGAACGGCTGTACTCACCCAACCAATACAAGACCACCCAATACCATTGGATAACCAAACAGCTGTCCTCACCCAAGCAATACTAGCCACCAGTCAATCACCTATAATCAACCTTCCAACAACAGTTCATAACAATATGATTGTTCTCACCCGACCAATACAAGCCCACAGCCAGCCGCCTATATTCACTCTTCCAATACCTTCCATCAACCAAACGGTTGAATTGACTCACCCAATACCAGTTATAGCATCCAACAATGAAACACCCATGCTTGCCAGCCCAGTATCAAGCATGCCAACTGACACCCGAACACTCATACTTGCCCATCCAATACAAACCAACATTCTGGGAGCCATACACACTTTTCCAGCGCAACCCAATATTTCCTTAACTGTTCCTTCAAACACACTTTCAATTGCTACAGTATATAGAGACCACTGTGCTGGACTCCCCAAGTCAGAGAATTCCCAGCTCCATGGTCCTTGTGCATCGAATCCCACCAGTCCAAGCATAGCTGGTGGTTTCTTATTATCCACAAACCCAACAAGTTCTCCATATAATAGCAACAACCTCAGGACCAACCTCCCTGTCAAGGCATTGGCTGACTCTGCCTGTGATCAAGTCGCTTGTGTGAGCAGCACAGAATTCACAGATACGGAGAATCAAGGGAACAACTTACCCACCTCCACTGTGTCAGAGACTGATTTCAAAGAACCCTCTCCAGCTCCTGAAAGAGATCGTGTAAACGCTGCTGTCCCATCCAGCATTCTTCAGGATCTTCTCGCTGGCACCACTGAGAAACGTTTTCCTGGACAAAGTTCTCAATGTCTGCTGAGATCACCGCCTGAGGGTTGGCAATCTAAAACTGGTCATTTATCCAAAAAGAACTGCTTTGAAACAGGACACTGGAGTTATGGCATGCCAACATCTTTCCATCAGCTTGTAATGAAGACAGGCGTGCCTGTTTGCTCGGACAATGTAAATGACAAGGCTCTGTTGGATTCTGTGTCCTGTAGTGAGTCAGAAAGCATAACTTCACTTGGATGTGAG AAGACGACAATAACACATGACAGGACTCTCCGAAGTGATTTTACCAAGGAGGAAGATGAAGAATCTGCAG TAACATTGGAACACCAACAGCAATTCAAGAG ATTTCTGCGTGTAAACTTATTGCGCCTGCCTGTCTCCCTGCCTCCATGCGGGCAGACACTTCCAGAGTTCCACCTTACTAGTACTGATAGCTCTGCTGATCATACCTTTGTGGAGAAAACCCATGGG ATTAAACAGGTGTGGAGATGGAACGATGATCCATCGAAAGCTTCTTCTCTATCTACGCCTCAAGGTAGCGTCAGCCCTCTGTCATCTGAAGTACAGTTCTGCTCCATATGCCAGTCGGCAGGAGCCACGCTTCTGTGCTCCGATTGTGGCCGTGCTTTTCACTCCGACTGTCACATCCCACCCATCTTTGTCAAACCTTG TGAGGATTGGGTGTGTTTGCTGTGTCTGAATGTCAACGATGAGATAATTATGTACGGCAGCGAGCAGAAACGCAGCCTGAGCCTGCAGGATCAAAGA AAATGTGAGAAGCTCCTTCTTAGTCTTGTTTGTGATGAGAACAAATACCTACTATACAGCATAAAG cgCTCCAAAATGGCAGAATTCGATATAATACTTGGCCGATTGTTGGGGAAACAGAAGCCACCTTATCGGACTCCAGCTGAACTAGTGTCAGATGTTTGGACACTTCTTGACATCCTGTCAACAAACTCTGAG aacAGAGACGTGGTTGTCAAGCTTCAAACGTCTTTTCAGCAACAGCTGAATGAATCTTTCGGGCAGAGTCTCCATGCTTCTCTTCTAAGATGCTACAGCAGCACTTCAAACGCTTCAGACGTATCTCAAAGAGAAAAgcataaaaacactttaaaacgGATGCGTGATTTTTTCACAGCCAACTGTGGTACAGTATTAAAGAAGCCCTGCACTGATAGAGGGAAGGATAGCGAGCATTGTGGGAACCCTGAAGCCACTGAATATTCAGTTGATTGA